One genomic window of Pecten maximus chromosome 3, xPecMax1.1, whole genome shotgun sequence includes the following:
- the LOC117324313 gene encoding glycine-rich RNA-binding protein 10-like gives MDDDGCRVYAGNLSFDTEELSLQKAFSQYGKVVDCKLITDRDTGRSRGFGFITFDSPESAKNAVDGALELDGRGLKISIAQARGGGGGGRGRGGYRGGGGGYQYQQREQRSSYGRDNGHNYGPGGGGYGGGAYGGGNRGGDGYGRRDGGW, from the coding sequence ATGGATGATGACGGTTGCAGAGTGTATGCTGGTAATTTAAGCTTCGATACGGAAGAATTATCGTTGCAAAAGGCATTTTCACAATATGGAAAAGTCGTGGACTGTAAACTCATCACAGACCGGGACACCGGCAGGTCGCGAGGATTTGGATTTATTACGTTCGATTCTCCAGAATCTGCCAAAAATGCTGTTGATGGCGCATTAGAACTTGATGGCAGGGGGTTGAAAATTTCGATAGCTCAGGCAAGAGGCGGTGGTGGCGGCGGCCGAGGACGAGGAGGCTATCGCGGCGGTGGCGGAGGATACCAGTACCAGCAGCGGGAGCAGCGTAGTAGTTATGGCCGTGACAACGGGCACAACTACGGACCTGGAGGTGGCGGCTACGGAGGTGGCGCATACGGAGGTGGAAATAGAGGAGGAGATGGTTACGGTCGTCGAGATGGTGGCTGGTAA